The following nucleotide sequence is from Streptomyces pactum.
TGCCCGCGCCGAGCGCCGCGGCGGTACGGGCCCGGTCCGGGTCGTGGTCGGCGAGGTGGACCCGGACACCACGGCCGGCCAGCGCGAGCGCGGCGGAGGTGCCGATCAGACCGGTGCCGATGACGAGGGCGGTTCTCACTTCGGTGACGTCCTTGCGGAGGGCGGCCGCGGCGGGGCCGGGCGGGTCGGCGCCGGCCCCGGGACCGCCCGTGCCGCCGCCCCGCTCCCCCGCCCGCGGCACGCTGGGTTCGGGTGGACTGCCTGATCAGCCTAACGATCCCGCCGGGCGCCCGCTGCCACGGCCGACCGGCGAGACGCGCGGCGGCCCGGTCCGGTACAACCGAGGGCATGATCTTCCATCTGGTGCGCCTCGACGACTGGCTGGTCGCCCCCGACCGCCCGTACGCCCCGCCGACGCTCGCGGAGGACGGGTTCGTGCACTGCTCGCCCGACGAGAGCACCACGCTGGCCGTCGCCAACGCCTTCTTCCGGGACACCCCCGGCCCGCTGATGGCCCTGATGATCGACGAGGAGAAACTCGACGTCGTGGTGGAGTGGGAGGCCGCCGATCCGGCCCCGCCGCCCGGGGTCCCGGACACCACGCTCTTCCCGCACGTCTACGGGCACGTGGTACGCAGCGCGGTGCAGGGGATGCTGGAGGTGGTCCGGGACGCGGAGGGGCGTGCCACCGGATTCGCGGTCTGGTCCTGACCCGCCGCGGGGGGCGCCGCCGGGGTCACGCCGCCCGCGGCCACCGGCCCCGCGGCACCAACCACCGGCCCGGCGGCACCGCCGCCCGCGGCCACACCCCGCCGGGCACGCGACGGTGCCGGGCCCCCGGGCACGCGGCCCGCCGGCCCGGCCCCGGCGCGCCGTCGCGGCGGGGCCGGCGGCCGCCTGCTACATGTCCACCTCGCGCATCAGCATGCCGACCTCGGTGTTGGTGAGCCGCCGGAGCCAGCCGGACTTCTGGTCGCCGAGCGCGATCGGGCCGAAGCCGGTGCGCACCAGCCGGTCGACCGGGAACCCGGCCTCGGCGAGCATGCGGCGCACGATGTGCTTGCGCCCCTCGTGCAGGGTCACCTCCACCAGGTAGTTCT
It contains:
- a CDS encoding DUF952 domain-containing protein, encoding MIFHLVRLDDWLVAPDRPYAPPTLAEDGFVHCSPDESTTLAVANAFFRDTPGPLMALMIDEEKLDVVVEWEAADPAPPPGVPDTTLFPHVYGHVVRSAVQGMLEVVRDAEGRATGFAVWS